The following coding sequences lie in one Arachis ipaensis cultivar K30076 chromosome B05, Araip1.1, whole genome shotgun sequence genomic window:
- the LOC107641338 gene encoding uncharacterized protein LOC107641338 — protein sequence MGKSWKETRLRLYNAYFEPTSTTEENIENRPPGIDREHWRWFLEYRAKPETKEKCKKNAKNRSKQQYTHTGGSKSFARRIEEESEQQGRIVGRGELWIAVHKKKDGSYMNDEARAIGERIEEIEQQDESSRVLSQNDSIAQVFGKEKPGRVRGVGFGPTPSQLFGPNSHGYGNGVQLEETQKKLLELEGQLEGEKLKRKAMEDEAAADKKKMKAMESALIYLLKTAAISRLSCSE from the exons ATGGGGAAGTCCTGGAAGGAGACAAGGCTGAGGTTGTATAATGCTTATTTCGAGCCAACGTCCACGACTGAAGAAAATATTGAGAACCGTCCGCCGGGAATCGATCGAGAGCATTGGAGATGGTTCCTTGAGTATCGCGCCAAACCTGAAACGAAG GAGAAGTGCAAGAAAAATGCGAAGAATCGATCAAAACAGCAATATACACACACTGGCGGTTCAAAAAGCTTTGCACGACGGATCGAAGAAGAG TCGGAACAACAAGGGAGAATAGTCGGAAGAGGGGAGTTATGGATCGCAGTGCACAAAAAAAAGGACGGCTCCTACATGAATGATGAAGCAAGAGCAATCGGT GAAAGAATTGAGGAGATTGAGCAACAGGATGAGTCATCTAGGGTGTTGTCTCAGAATGATTCCATTGCTCAGGTTTTTGGAAAAGAGAAACCGGGTAGAGTACGTGGTGTGGGTTTTGGACCGACTCCTAGTCAGCTCTTCGGGCCAAATTCACATGGGTATGGCAACGGAGTCCAACTAGAGGAGACTCAGAAGAAGCTGCTTGAACTGGAGGGACAGCTGGAAGGCGAGAAGTTAAAGAGGAAGGCGATGGAGGATGAGGCAGCAGCagataagaaaaagatgaagGCGATGGAGAGTGCTCTGATTTATCTGTTAAAAACCGCCGCCATTTCCCGCCTCTCTTGTAGTGAATAG